A single Clavibacter nebraskensis NCPPB 2581 DNA region contains:
- a CDS encoding YrhK family protein → MTPHEDPEDSRSMTFTIGDDELVIRHKYEVASIVNDIMVAAWFVVGSILSFSESTTTAGTWLFLVGSIQLMIRPLIRLGRRVHLTRIGGGAPSDTGRDY, encoded by the coding sequence ATGACGCCGCACGAGGATCCCGAGGACAGCCGCTCGATGACGTTCACGATCGGGGACGACGAGCTCGTCATCCGCCACAAGTACGAGGTCGCGAGCATCGTCAACGACATCATGGTCGCCGCGTGGTTCGTGGTCGGCAGCATCCTCTCCTTCTCCGAGTCGACCACCACGGCGGGGACGTGGCTGTTCCTCGTCGGCAGCATCCAGCTGATGATCCGACCGCTCATCCGCCTGGGTCGCCGGGTGCACCTCACCCGCATCGGGGGCGGCGCGCCGAGCGACACGGGACGCGACTACTGA
- a CDS encoding adenosine deaminase, with translation MISTLPPTAELHLHVEGTLEPELVFELAERNGVDLPYAGIEDLRSRYAFTDLQSFLDLYYACTAVLRTRRDFHDLAAAYLERAAADGIRHVEMSFDPQAHTTRGVAVDEVIDGLLDALRDARVRHGISGGLILSFLRDRPVEEAMATLESVAGRAHELLAVGLDSAEVGYPPSLFVDVFARARELGLHAVAHAGEEGPPSYIHEALDLLRVERVDHGVRCLEDPALVDRLVADRIPLTVCPLSNVRLGVNETLDEHALPELLARGVLATVNSDDPAYFGGYLGENLRQLRRAHAFDDALALLARNSFEASFLPDDRRAELLAAVDAWRASAF, from the coding sequence ATGATCTCCACGCTCCCGCCCACCGCCGAACTGCACCTGCACGTCGAGGGGACGCTCGAACCGGAGCTGGTGTTCGAGCTGGCCGAGCGCAACGGCGTCGACCTGCCGTACGCGGGCATCGAGGACCTCCGCTCGCGCTACGCCTTCACCGACCTGCAGTCGTTCCTCGACCTCTACTACGCGTGCACCGCGGTCCTCCGCACCCGCCGCGACTTCCACGACCTCGCTGCCGCGTACCTGGAGCGGGCCGCGGCCGACGGGATCCGGCACGTCGAGATGTCGTTCGACCCGCAGGCGCACACGACCCGCGGCGTCGCCGTCGACGAGGTGATCGACGGCCTCCTCGACGCCCTCCGCGACGCGCGCGTGCGCCACGGCATCTCGGGCGGCCTGATCCTCAGCTTCCTCCGCGACCGGCCGGTGGAGGAGGCGATGGCGACCCTCGAGTCCGTCGCGGGACGCGCGCACGAGCTGCTCGCCGTCGGGCTCGACTCCGCCGAGGTCGGCTACCCGCCGTCCCTGTTCGTCGACGTGTTCGCGCGGGCCCGCGAGCTCGGCCTGCACGCGGTCGCGCACGCGGGCGAGGAGGGGCCGCCCTCCTACATCCACGAGGCGCTCGACCTGCTGCGCGTGGAGCGGGTGGATCACGGGGTGCGCTGCCTCGAGGATCCCGCGCTCGTCGACCGGCTGGTCGCCGACCGGATCCCGCTCACGGTCTGCCCGCTCTCGAACGTGCGGCTCGGGGTGAACGAGACGCTCGACGAGCACGCGCTGCCGGAGCTCCTCGCGCGCGGCGTGCTCGCGACCGTGAACAGCGACGACCCCGCCTACTTCGGCGGCTACCTCGGCGAGAACCTCCGGCAGCTGCGCCGCGCGCACGCCTTCGACGACGCGCTGGCACTCCTCGCCCGCAACTCGTTCGAGGCGTCGTTCCTCCCGGACGACCGCCGTGCGGAGCTGCTCGCCGCGGTCGACGCCTGGCGCGCCTCCGCGTTCTGA
- a CDS encoding histidine phosphatase family protein yields the protein MRLILIRHGQTASNVAGVLDTRIPGPGLTDLGRAQAARLPETLREEAIGALHVSTMVRTHETAAPLARALGLAPVERDGIREIAAADLEMRGDRAAVTEYLDTMIRWVAGEEDLPLAGGETGRGFLARFDAVVAEAEGSGHGTVAFVSHGAAIRCWAGIRARGLDAAFVAAHPLENTGVVVLEGSGRNWALESWEGDPASGVGDGAPSGPTGDPAA from the coding sequence ATGCGCCTGATCCTGATCCGCCACGGCCAGACCGCATCCAACGTGGCGGGCGTCCTCGACACCCGCATCCCCGGACCCGGGCTCACGGATCTCGGGCGCGCGCAGGCGGCGCGGCTGCCCGAGACGCTGCGGGAAGAGGCGATCGGCGCGCTGCACGTGTCGACCATGGTCCGCACCCACGAGACGGCCGCGCCGCTCGCGCGGGCGCTCGGCCTCGCGCCCGTCGAGCGCGACGGGATCCGCGAGATCGCCGCCGCCGACCTCGAGATGCGCGGCGACCGCGCTGCCGTCACGGAGTACCTCGACACAATGATCCGCTGGGTCGCGGGCGAGGAGGACCTCCCGCTCGCGGGCGGCGAGACGGGGCGCGGCTTCCTCGCCCGCTTCGACGCCGTCGTCGCGGAGGCGGAGGGGTCGGGCCACGGAACGGTGGCGTTCGTCAGCCACGGCGCGGCCATCCGCTGCTGGGCGGGGATCCGCGCCCGCGGCCTCGACGCGGCCTTCGTCGCCGCGCACCCCTTGGAGAACACTGGCGTCGTGGTGCTCGAGGGGTCCGGCCGCAACTGGGCCCTCGAGTCCTGGGAGGGCGATCCCGCGAGCGGCGTGGGCGATGGCGCGCCGTCCGGCCCGACGGGCGACCCGGCGGCCTAG
- a CDS encoding NAD(P)-dependent alcohol dehydrogenase has protein sequence MRTVNAYAAPSATDPIIKTTIERRDVGPKDVSIDIAYSGVCHSDIHTVRGEWGPIQYPQVVGHEIVGRVTEVGSDVSKHKVGDLVGVGCMVNSCKECEQCKAGQEQYCLKGNIQTYGGTDPADGTITQGGYSEAVVVDEDFVLRVPESLDIEKVAPLLCAGITTYSPLRHWNAGPGTKVAVVGMGGLGHMAVKIAHAMGAEVTVLSQTLSKKEDGLRLGADRYFATSDDATFTELASSFDLIINTVSAKLDMSKYIGLLAIDGTLVNVGAPSEPLEIPAFALIPARRSWAGSMIGGIAETQEMLDFCAEHGIVPETELISADQINEAYERVLKSDVRYRFVIDAKTFA, from the coding sequence ATGCGCACCGTCAACGCCTACGCGGCCCCGTCCGCCACCGATCCCATCATCAAGACCACCATCGAGCGCCGCGACGTCGGCCCGAAGGACGTCTCCATCGACATCGCCTACTCGGGCGTCTGCCACTCCGACATCCACACCGTCCGCGGCGAGTGGGGCCCCATCCAGTACCCGCAGGTCGTCGGCCACGAGATCGTCGGCCGCGTCACCGAGGTCGGCTCCGACGTGTCCAAGCACAAGGTCGGCGACCTCGTCGGCGTCGGCTGCATGGTCAACTCCTGCAAGGAGTGCGAGCAGTGCAAGGCCGGCCAGGAGCAGTACTGCCTGAAGGGCAACATCCAGACCTACGGCGGCACCGATCCGGCCGACGGCACCATCACGCAGGGCGGCTACTCCGAGGCCGTGGTCGTCGACGAGGACTTCGTGCTCCGCGTCCCCGAGTCCCTCGACATCGAGAAGGTCGCGCCGCTGCTCTGCGCCGGCATCACCACCTACTCCCCGCTGCGCCACTGGAACGCGGGCCCCGGCACCAAGGTCGCCGTCGTCGGCATGGGCGGCCTCGGCCACATGGCCGTGAAGATCGCGCACGCGATGGGCGCCGAGGTCACCGTGCTCTCGCAGACGCTCTCCAAGAAGGAGGACGGCCTGCGTCTCGGCGCCGACCGCTACTTCGCCACGAGCGACGACGCCACCTTCACCGAGCTCGCCAGCTCGTTCGACCTGATCATCAACACGGTCTCCGCGAAGCTCGACATGAGCAAGTACATCGGCCTGCTCGCGATCGACGGCACGCTCGTCAACGTCGGCGCCCCGTCGGAGCCGCTCGAGATCCCCGCGTTCGCGCTCATCCCCGCGCGCCGCAGCTGGGCCGGATCCATGATCGGCGGCATCGCCGAGACGCAGGAGATGCTCGACTTCTGCGCCGAGCACGGCATCGTGCCCGAGACCGAGCTCATCTCGGCCGACCAGATCAACGAGGCCTACGAGCGCGTCCTCAAGTCGGACGTGCGCTACCGCTTCGTCATCGACGCGAAGACGTTCGCGTAG
- a CDS encoding carboxylesterase family protein, giving the protein MPAPTVPGPTPTRSGPVTGVRDGDVIRYLGIPYATAARGVPPVSAVPVRGSDGRPVVLAAVHPAPACPQPSSRILDALMQGALDGMERSEDCQRLSITLPADRAPGETLPVIVWFHGGGYTTGAGDLAIHDPRALVVEQRVIVVAVTSRLGLLGFGGGAPGGQPANLGLLDQLEALRWIRDSIGAFGGDPEAVTAMGQSAGGDAILHLMISAGARGLVRRAIVQSPPVGITGGRERMFRAMGRVTRSLPADAPLDAVLRRQARAERASWASGIRAGLPWGPRYGHAPLPAEADRDAAWRAVAPEVDLLIGTTRDETAMYLPALPVIAPLLRVPVVGRALRRVLMRTVVRPTSRAVYARPVRAFAARHRAAGGRAVRYVLRAAPASSPIGAGHTADVPLILGTREAWTRMRLVPPESWPEVAARGRAVRQVWADFARTGEVAPDADARACGMRFDHG; this is encoded by the coding sequence ATGCCCGCTCCCACCGTCCCCGGCCCGACTCCGACGCGATCCGGCCCCGTGACGGGGGTCCGGGACGGCGACGTGATCCGGTACCTCGGCATTCCATACGCGACGGCGGCCCGCGGCGTCCCGCCCGTGTCGGCGGTGCCCGTGCGCGGATCCGACGGGCGGCCGGTCGTGCTCGCAGCCGTGCACCCGGCGCCCGCGTGCCCGCAGCCGTCGTCGCGGATCCTCGACGCGCTGATGCAGGGCGCCCTCGACGGCATGGAGCGCTCGGAGGACTGCCAGCGGCTCTCGATCACGCTGCCCGCCGACCGCGCGCCCGGCGAGACCCTGCCCGTGATCGTGTGGTTCCACGGTGGCGGCTACACGACGGGCGCGGGCGACCTCGCCATCCACGACCCGCGCGCGCTCGTGGTGGAGCAGCGCGTGATCGTGGTCGCGGTGACGTCGCGGCTAGGGCTGCTCGGCTTCGGCGGCGGCGCTCCCGGGGGCCAGCCCGCGAACCTCGGCCTGCTCGACCAGCTCGAGGCGCTGCGCTGGATCCGCGACTCCATCGGGGCGTTCGGTGGCGACCCCGAGGCGGTCACGGCGATGGGCCAGTCAGCCGGTGGCGACGCGATCCTGCACCTCATGATCAGCGCCGGTGCGCGCGGGCTCGTCCGGCGGGCCATCGTGCAGAGCCCGCCGGTGGGGATCACGGGCGGGCGCGAGCGCATGTTCCGCGCGATGGGGCGCGTGACGCGATCGCTCCCGGCCGATGCGCCGCTCGACGCCGTGCTGCGCCGTCAGGCCCGGGCCGAGCGCGCGTCGTGGGCGTCGGGGATCCGCGCGGGCCTGCCCTGGGGGCCGCGGTACGGCCACGCGCCGCTGCCCGCCGAGGCCGACCGCGATGCCGCGTGGCGGGCCGTCGCCCCGGAGGTCGACCTCCTCATCGGCACGACGCGCGACGAGACTGCGATGTACCTGCCGGCGCTGCCGGTGATCGCGCCGCTCCTCCGCGTGCCGGTCGTGGGCCGGGCGCTCCGCCGCGTGCTGATGCGGACGGTCGTCCGGCCCACCAGCCGCGCCGTCTACGCGCGGCCCGTCCGGGCGTTCGCCGCCCGGCATCGCGCGGCGGGCGGCCGGGCCGTGCGCTACGTCCTCCGCGCGGCGCCCGCGTCGAGCCCCATCGGCGCGGGCCACACCGCCGACGTGCCGCTGATCCTCGGCACGCGCGAGGCGTGGACCCGGATGCGCCTGGTCCCGCCGGAGTCGTGGCCCGAGGTCGCCGCGCGTGGGCGGGCGGTGCGTCAGGTGTGGGCCGACTTCGCGCGCACGGGCGAGGTCGCGCCGGACGCGGACGCGCGCGCCTGCGGCATGCGGTTCGACCACGGCTGA
- the soxR gene encoding redox-sensitive transcriptional activator SoxR, translated as MADAQAGPRHAPGELLTVGEMTRRTGVAASALRFYEDLGLIAAERTAGNQRRYARHMLRRVSLITVAKRLGIPLADVQATFDDAPLDRPPSHADWQRASRRWKRLLEERRRRIERLERELTGCIGCGCLSMRACGLLNPDDALGDRGAGPRRVQLD; from the coding sequence GTGGCGGATGCGCAGGCAGGCCCGCGGCACGCGCCCGGCGAGCTGCTCACGGTCGGCGAGATGACCCGCCGCACGGGCGTCGCCGCCTCCGCCCTCCGCTTCTACGAGGACCTCGGCCTCATCGCCGCCGAGCGCACCGCGGGCAACCAGCGCCGCTACGCCCGGCACATGCTGCGCCGCGTCTCGTTGATCACGGTGGCCAAGCGCCTCGGGATCCCGCTGGCCGACGTGCAGGCCACCTTCGACGACGCGCCTCTCGACCGCCCGCCGAGCCACGCCGACTGGCAGCGCGCGTCCCGCCGGTGGAAGCGCCTGCTCGAGGAGCGGCGCCGGCGCATCGAGCGCCTGGAGCGCGAGCTCACGGGCTGCATCGGCTGCGGCTGCCTGTCGATGCGCGCCTGCGGGCTGCTGAACCCGGACGATGCGCTGGGCGACCGGGGCGCGGGGCCGCGGCGGGTGCAGCTCGACTGA
- the fdxA gene encoding ferredoxin has product MTYVIALPCVDVKDRACIDECPVDCIYEGERSLYIHPDECVDCGACEPVCPVEAIYYEDDLPEKWSDYYTANVEFFAEMGSPGGAVKVGAVAYDHAVVAAVPRQVEPA; this is encoded by the coding sequence GTGACCTACGTGATCGCCCTCCCGTGCGTCGACGTGAAGGACCGCGCCTGCATCGACGAGTGCCCGGTCGACTGCATCTACGAGGGCGAGCGGTCGCTGTACATCCACCCGGACGAGTGCGTGGACTGCGGCGCCTGCGAGCCGGTGTGCCCGGTCGAGGCGATCTACTACGAGGACGACCTGCCCGAGAAGTGGTCGGACTACTACACCGCGAACGTCGAGTTCTTCGCCGAGATGGGATCCCCCGGCGGCGCCGTCAAGGTCGGCGCCGTCGCGTACGACCACGCGGTGGTGGCCGCCGTCCCGCGCCAGGTCGAGCCCGCGTGA
- a CDS encoding flavin reductase family protein, giving the protein MSADPDLFKAAFRGHPAGVALITARTADGPSGLTASSVASLSVDPPALSFSVTRATGSAGAILSADSCVVHLLAGQHAALARAFAVSGSPRFTEEQGFQELPTGEPLLADARAALRCRTLQTVPVGGSVLVVAEVLDVILGQPAPPLVYRDRRFHLLEDDHPEL; this is encoded by the coding sequence GTGAGCGCCGACCCCGACCTCTTCAAGGCCGCGTTCCGCGGTCACCCGGCCGGCGTCGCGCTCATCACCGCGCGCACCGCCGACGGGCCGTCCGGCCTCACCGCGTCGAGCGTCGCGTCGCTGTCGGTGGATCCGCCCGCGCTCTCGTTCTCGGTGACGCGCGCCACGGGATCCGCCGGCGCGATCCTCTCCGCCGACAGCTGCGTCGTGCACCTGCTCGCCGGGCAGCACGCCGCGCTCGCCCGCGCGTTCGCGGTCTCCGGGTCGCCGCGCTTCACCGAGGAGCAGGGCTTCCAGGAGCTGCCGACCGGCGAGCCGCTGCTCGCCGACGCGCGCGCCGCCCTCCGCTGCCGCACGCTGCAGACCGTGCCGGTCGGCGGATCCGTGCTGGTCGTCGCGGAGGTCCTCGACGTGATCCTGGGGCAGCCCGCCCCGCCGCTCGTCTACCGCGACCGCCGCTTCCACCTGCTCGAGGACGACCACCCGGAGCTCTGA
- a CDS encoding type II toxin-antitoxin system HipA family toxin → MRLAVELYGERLGELIERRGGFDFVADPQAVAAHGIGSRLLSVAVPLTTRARPADAALRRNFFDELLPEGRARTSLAGRAGVTADYTIGMLARYGRDVAGALRIWDPEGPDEPRKPEAVPIDDLGVEESMKAVRAAPLGNSTARRMSSLAGVQDKIVLARTASGWAEPLDGFPSTHIIKPILMTMPTLIFDEEYGSRIARHLGLLDYATEIRMFGRTSALVIERYDRDPDSPDGRIHQEDFNQALGMSGDGKYQDDGHPGLAAIARVVRQADTGSLAGLAQMMTLSAAVGNLDMHAKNLSLLHRPDGSMTLAPAYDIVPQLHQDVDPVVALHVDGVRQHRDLRAGHLIAEARSWGLRDADELVGRTIAEISGFVATERPHAGAAPDLAHSISAICAQLLDDAPASRPEEGTDEGDPPLRYLPESPGGWGGPVRR, encoded by the coding sequence ATGCGGCTCGCGGTGGAGCTCTACGGCGAGCGCCTCGGTGAGCTGATCGAGAGGCGTGGCGGCTTCGACTTCGTCGCCGACCCGCAGGCGGTGGCCGCACACGGCATCGGCAGTCGGCTCCTCTCCGTCGCCGTCCCGCTCACCACCCGCGCCCGACCCGCGGACGCCGCCCTGCGCCGGAACTTCTTCGACGAGCTGCTGCCCGAGGGGCGCGCGAGGACCAGCCTGGCCGGACGTGCGGGGGTCACCGCCGACTACACGATCGGCATGCTGGCGCGCTACGGACGCGACGTCGCCGGGGCCCTCCGCATCTGGGATCCGGAAGGCCCCGACGAACCGCGGAAACCCGAAGCCGTCCCCATCGACGATCTCGGCGTGGAGGAGTCGATGAAAGCCGTCAGGGCGGCACCGCTCGGCAACAGCACCGCCCGCCGGATGTCCTCGCTCGCCGGAGTGCAGGACAAGATCGTGCTGGCCCGGACGGCGTCCGGCTGGGCGGAACCCCTCGACGGCTTCCCTTCCACCCACATCATCAAGCCCATCCTCATGACCATGCCGACCCTGATCTTCGACGAGGAGTACGGCTCGCGCATCGCCCGGCATCTCGGCTTGCTCGACTACGCGACGGAGATCAGGATGTTCGGCCGCACGTCTGCGCTCGTGATCGAGCGCTACGACCGCGACCCGGACTCACCCGACGGGCGCATCCATCAGGAGGACTTCAACCAGGCGCTCGGCATGAGCGGCGACGGGAAGTACCAGGACGACGGACACCCGGGCCTCGCCGCCATCGCCCGCGTCGTGCGACAGGCGGACACGGGATCGCTCGCAGGATTGGCGCAGATGATGACCCTGTCGGCTGCCGTCGGGAACCTCGACATGCACGCCAAGAACCTGTCCTTGCTCCACCGCCCGGACGGCTCCATGACCCTGGCACCGGCCTACGACATCGTCCCGCAGCTGCACCAGGACGTCGACCCGGTCGTCGCCCTCCACGTCGACGGTGTGCGACAGCACCGCGACCTCCGAGCCGGGCACCTCATCGCCGAGGCGCGGTCATGGGGACTGCGCGACGCCGATGAGCTGGTCGGGAGGACCATCGCGGAGATCTCGGGATTCGTGGCGACGGAGAGGCCGCACGCCGGTGCCGCACCCGACCTCGCGCACTCCATCTCCGCCATCTGCGCACAGCTGCTCGACGATGCGCCCGCATCGAGGCCCGAGGAGGGCACGGACGAGGGCGACCCGCCCCTCCGCTACCTGCCGGAGAGCCCCGGCGGATGGGGCGGCCCCGTCCGCCGGTGA
- a CDS encoding helix-turn-helix domain-containing protein gives MRTAAITDPTALGLVLREARLQRGMTQRELAAVLDVRQSYIAEMELGKSIKALERLFDFARETGLTLSADLGDDPDAH, from the coding sequence ATGCGCACCGCGGCCATCACGGATCCGACCGCCCTCGGTCTCGTCCTCCGCGAGGCGCGTCTACAGCGCGGGATGACCCAGCGCGAGCTGGCCGCCGTCCTCGACGTCCGGCAGAGCTACATCGCGGAGATGGAGCTCGGCAAGTCGATCAAGGCCCTCGAGCGACTGTTCGACTTCGCTCGCGAGACCGGCCTGACGCTGAGCGCCGACCTCGGCGACGATCCGGACGCCCACTGA
- a CDS encoding LamG domain-containing protein produces MAVVNDGQHTTMYVDGCPVVRNPSTSNRGLAAASPATSWLLGANLYAGKLDHVLPASIGDVRIVERALKPSEFMIA; encoded by the coding sequence ATGGCGGTCGTCAACGACGGCCAGCACACGACCATGTACGTCGACGGCTGCCCGGTGGTGCGCAACCCCTCGACCTCGAACCGCGGCCTGGCAGCGGCGTCGCCCGCGACCTCGTGGCTGCTCGGCGCGAACCTCTACGCGGGGAAGCTCGACCACGTGCTGCCGGCGTCGATCGGCGACGTGCGGATCGTGGAGCGGGCGCTGAAGCCGTCGGAGTTCATGATCGCGTGA
- a CDS encoding metallophosphoesterase — MTQDPTTPPRSALSRRGFLLTSGAAGALGVAGLGGALPATAATAADVADSAKAKTPTAQQGSGARWKPDTTSPRFTIAVLPDTQYLFDGAPIHPEPLEASLRYVLAERDRHNIVFLAHLGDVTQNGAANEIQAASAQFTLLDRAGAAWSVLAGNHDVPSSTDDQRGRTPYLDAFGPTRFRKSPSYRGSSPDGYNSFHTFTAGGRDWLVLALDWRTSARGVEWARGVLAAHPTLPVILTAHDIVDSKPDGSAVLDDYGQGLWDSFISQHDQIFLTLNGHYWKPGRTTKENRAGHDVDLHLVNYQNRYYGGAAMIRLYHVDLERNAIDVETLSPFILGGGLGTGNELADGEAALSGDVDRFTVSVDFEQRFAGFAPVPARAARPAAQMLVPGTVAYWRFDGHADGSALGTATRIPDASGRGNDLVVANRAGAAPGSLRFASAHHDDQPGFGSLTLTGGKKSGDHLRTVPGAPLDAATFRQGYTVEAFVRIPADFDGDADGFSAILSRAASAKDAGKTPGDAGDPDEPAATLSVSGSREIQWCVYPTTQQGSLTNWSHELPAAT; from the coding sequence GTGACCCAGGACCCGACGACGCCTCCTCGCTCCGCGCTCTCCCGACGCGGCTTCCTCCTCACGAGCGGCGCGGCCGGCGCGCTCGGCGTGGCCGGCCTCGGCGGTGCGCTCCCCGCGACCGCCGCGACCGCCGCCGACGTCGCGGACAGCGCGAAGGCGAAGACGCCCACCGCGCAGCAGGGATCCGGCGCCCGCTGGAAGCCCGACACGACCTCGCCCCGCTTCACCATCGCCGTGCTGCCGGACACGCAGTACCTCTTCGACGGCGCCCCGATCCACCCGGAGCCGCTCGAGGCCTCGCTCCGCTACGTGCTCGCCGAGCGCGACCGCCACAACATCGTCTTCCTCGCGCACCTCGGCGACGTCACCCAGAACGGCGCCGCGAACGAGATCCAGGCGGCGAGCGCGCAGTTCACGCTGCTCGACAGGGCGGGCGCGGCGTGGAGCGTGCTCGCCGGCAACCACGACGTCCCGTCCTCCACCGACGACCAGCGCGGCCGCACCCCCTACCTCGACGCGTTCGGCCCGACGCGGTTCCGCAAGTCGCCGAGCTACCGCGGATCCAGCCCCGACGGCTACAACTCGTTCCACACCTTCACGGCGGGCGGACGCGACTGGCTCGTCCTCGCGCTCGACTGGCGCACGAGCGCTCGCGGCGTGGAGTGGGCGCGCGGCGTGCTCGCGGCGCACCCGACGCTGCCGGTGATCCTCACGGCGCACGACATCGTCGACTCCAAGCCCGACGGATCCGCCGTGCTCGACGACTACGGCCAGGGCCTCTGGGACTCCTTCATCTCCCAGCACGACCAGATCTTCCTCACCCTCAACGGCCACTACTGGAAGCCCGGCCGCACCACGAAGGAGAACCGCGCCGGCCACGACGTCGACCTGCACCTCGTGAACTACCAGAACCGCTACTACGGCGGCGCCGCGATGATCCGGCTGTACCACGTGGACCTCGAGCGGAACGCGATCGACGTCGAGACCCTGTCGCCCTTCATCCTGGGCGGCGGGCTCGGCACGGGCAACGAGCTCGCGGACGGGGAGGCGGCCCTCTCCGGCGACGTCGACCGATTCACGGTCAGCGTCGACTTCGAGCAGCGCTTCGCCGGCTTCGCGCCCGTCCCCGCGCGGGCCGCCCGTCCGGCCGCGCAGATGCTCGTCCCCGGCACGGTCGCGTACTGGCGTTTCGACGGGCACGCCGACGGATCCGCGCTCGGCACGGCCACCCGCATCCCGGACGCGTCCGGCCGCGGCAACGACCTCGTCGTCGCGAACCGGGCAGGGGCGGCGCCCGGATCCCTGCGCTTCGCGTCCGCGCACCACGACGACCAGCCCGGCTTCGGCAGCCTCACCCTCACGGGCGGCAAGAAGAGCGGCGACCACCTGCGCACCGTCCCGGGCGCCCCGCTCGACGCCGCGACCTTCCGCCAGGGCTATACGGTCGAGGCGTTCGTCCGCATCCCCGCGGACTTCGACGGCGACGCCGACGGCTTCAGCGCGATCCTCTCCCGGGCCGCCTCCGCGAAGGACGCCGGGAAGACGCCCGGCGACGCGGGCGACCCGGACGAGCCCGCCGCGACGCTCAGCGTCTCCGGCAGCCGCGAGATCCAGTGGTGCGTGTACCCGACGACTCAGCAGGGATCCCTCACCAACTGGTCGCACGAGCTGCCGGCCGCGACGTAG